The Zingiber officinale cultivar Zhangliang chromosome 2A, Zo_v1.1, whole genome shotgun sequence genomic sequence TTAATCTGATCTTAGTAAATAGGGAAGAATGCTAGTACCGAATTGAGATGTGATGGGATCATAATATTGATCACACTTGGTATTGCAAGAATTGATGCACTCTCATCTCATGCAACAGTTCCATTCTCTTATTAGTAAACTCCTAATATGATATAAATAGGGATACTCTTATTACTAATAAGTTAAGTTATGTTATAGGTTGGAATGCCTGTTATGCTTTCTGAAATTTCCAAAACAAccataattcaattaaccatggTTTATAATTTCATCATATGTAGTCAGCAACCATCATTCAATTAACCAAAATTCAATAAACCCTATACATATCAAGTAGCCTGCCCACAGACCAACACATGGAATTCTTGAAGACAACACCTATCCTCGACCATGTGAGTTGTCACACAAGGATAACAAGCACAAGCTTTCGGTAAGACTTCATGGGTCTGCAACATCTATGACATGACAATGAGTTCCACGGGCATTGCAACAATGGCGACGATTTTGATATATCCGCTATGCTTCCACAAGGGACACAACTCCTCCTCCCCCCTTCTCCAACTAGGGTTGGTGCTTGGCACAAACATTGGCATTGGCACATGGCAGGGTCAACACATCTCATTTTAGCTAAGGACCAAAACCTCAACTTGAAGCAAAATTACAAACCTTGCAATTAACTATGAAGTTATTGTGCCCTTGTTGTTAGAAGTAAACAAACCAAATGAGAGAGGAAAAACCATGTTCAACATAATCTAACCCATTTTGATACAAGCCAATGTCAACAAGATTCAACACCGAAGCTACCAGTCCGAGCGGATACTAAAAatgatatttatattaaaatttaaaccaTGATTTGAGCACCATTATGATCATTATTAAGTTTGTTTGtccgaaggggagccttggcgcaacagtaaagttgttgccatgtgaccaaaaggtcacgggttcgaatcctgaaaacaacttcttgcaaaaagtagagtaaggctgcgtacaatggatccttcctcgggaccccacatggcgggagcttcgttcaccgggctgtccttttttttttattaagtttgttTGTCCAGATTATTTTGGGTCAGATAAATATGGAGTTCACAAATCCTGCAACGTCTAGCTATTCATGTCATGACTTGTGCTGTTCATGCCAATGTAAAaccataaaataatataaaactcATCATCTTTCAAAAACAAATAACTATATACATGATGTAAGATTAGGTAAACTTTTTCAAGGTAACTTtcaaataaataatttgtttattaagTAGGTAGACTCTCTCATAATAGTGTTCTGTCTTATAATTTGTGTCTCTCTTTTGATCatgtttaattttgagttttattGGATCAAATTAGTATCATGCCCTAAATTGCCCTAGCAATAAAATATTATCCCTTTGTTCAAATTCATACAAGGTTGTATCACTTATAACATTCCAAATCATTAAAACCATTTTCActatatcaactaaagtttttttttatttccctttGCCTTTTACACCTTCAACTCCAATTAGTTGAACTTCTCTAACCATAGAATATATTGATTGCCATTAAACACGTTACAATCTTTACCTTAAATAGATTGCCACATGAGAATATATTTTTTCTCATGTGGCAATCTATTTAAGGTTCACATAATTATTCCTAGAGAATATCATCTTTTTTTAGTTTATCTTTTCTATTAGCCCAATAAATCCATCTTAGCATTCTTATCTCCAGTAGATTAATCTTATTCTTAACATCCGAACATTTTAATTCACAAAGTATGGCAAATTGTACCACAACTTTATAGAAATTTCACTTAACCTAAGGGGTACCTGATGATTAATGATTACCTAAGAATCCAAAAGTACTTTTAATGCAACACAGTgataatcttaaacttaaaaacttacaTAGAGGGAAAATATCATAAATCGACGAATTGTCCTTACATGAGGATTCAAACCCCTTCTATAAACCAAATGATAAGATTGAGTCTCCTAATACAAGGccaaatttaatctaaatattattaacaaaattttaaaactcaaaacaacttttacaaaatttaacttgtaaaatttaaaacataaaaaaattaaaacaaaccctaaaatttagCCCCAAATCTTGAATTGCATTGACTTCTTTTATACAATCCACTCTTTATCGTATGAATTGTATCTTCATACCAATGTATTTTTTTCTTGAACAATTGATCCATAATATCTAAAAGGAACTTTTTCTCTATCCACCTTAATTATTCGCTTAGGCTTTTTTCCATATGGATATTGCATTTTATACATATAGTGTTCATTCTGCTTAACTTAAAACTCTTAGTTCCTAAAGTTGTTCTCCACAATTCAAATTTCCAGTTTACACTTTATATTCTCATCAATTATCATTTTCAAACAACTAATTTGAACATGAATACACTCCTTTTTTCGATAGAAGAACAGAAGTTGATCCAAGAGTTAAGGGTACAATATTTATCAAGTCCATACATGATATAAGTAGaaacaataaaaattaaaccAGTTGAGATTGCTAAAGACTCGCACCAAATGTAAATCGGCAGCAATATTGAGTgaaataaaatagataaaaaaatgTAGCTTATTCCATTGAAAGTTTGAGGGCTCAGACACCGGTCATTTCAATACTGCAACTGATTCACAACTCCATAAAACAACTCGTGTCATACAAATCTCGGAAATTTGTAGTAGTGAAATACAAGAAAATAAAGAGGCGTAAAACATTTCGATTATGGATCCAAGCCCATGATATCGTTGAAACTGAAACAAATTGGGGCTTTTCACGATGATTTAACACGTAGCATAGTTTAAAAATCAGAAAAGGCAGATCAGCCGatgaaatattaaatttcatctaAGTAAGCATCCAATATATGCAAGAAGCTACCAAAGGCAAACGCTATGCGAACCTATCCAATTATACTAGAGATGCCTGTCAAAACTGTGGGGAAAAAATGCATCTTTCTTCAATCAAAGTGATATACCTGTAGGTACCAACTAGCGGGGTGAGTAAGAGGGTAGCACTGATCCAGTTCTCGGAGACCTTGTGGTGGATCTTGCCAGTTAGATCCTTCCACAACCCGGGCATCACCTTCTGCTGGAACGGCGACAGCGCATAGACCACCGCCTTCATACGCACCGGCGTCTTCCCCATCGCTCTCGTTTCTTCTCTGTCAACCGAACTCCGAAGCCCTCGCCTCGCCGCTTACCGATCGATCGCCCACCTGGCTGTCTGACCAAGACAATAAATGGATGTTATATGGGCTTCAAAACTAGTGTTGGACTTACAAATTTCAGATGGGCTTATACTGGGACCAAATCTATTGATGTAAAGTTTCTGAATACCCCCTAAAATTTAGAGCATTTCGAATTGACTCCACGTAGTAATTTTTTCCCAAAAAGTCTCGTAGCTAATATTTTTCCCAGCAATACCCTTGAAGTGCCGTTGTCCTCCAATTTAGTATAAAATGATTGCAAGTTTCAGTTTGCGATTTAAATTATCATCAAAACAAACTT encodes the following:
- the LOC122040990 gene encoding cytochrome b-c1 complex subunit 8-like produces the protein MGKTPVRMKAVVYALSPFQQKVMPGLWKDLTGKIHHKVSENWISATLLLTPLVGTYSYVQYYKEKEKQEHRY